GTTGAGCAGGCCGAGCCGGTCGAACAGGACGTACTGCGGGATCATGTTGGCCTGCGCCGGGACGGCCATGCCGAGCACGAGGAAGCCGTGGATCGCCCACCCGGGCCAGCCGGGGATCCGGGCGATGCCGTAGGACGCCAGCACCGCGACCGTCAGGGTGAGCAGCACGCCACCGCCGGCGACGAGCGCGCTGTTGAGCAGCGCCGTCGACATCGCCTGCTCGCCGAGGACGGTGCGGAAGTTGTCGAGGCTGAGCGTGCTCGGCAGGCCGAACGGCGAGTCGAAGAGCTCGGGCGTGGTCTTGAAGCTGCCGGTGAGGACGAGCGAGAGCGGCAGCAGGATGAGCAGCGCGTAGAGGCCGAGCAGCGCGCGGCGGCTGAGCGAGGCGATCATGCGCTCACGCCCCCTTCTGGGTCAGCTTGAGGGTGCGCCGCTGCAGCACGGTCACGGCCAGGATGATCGCCATGAAGAGCAGCGACTCGGCCGCGGCGTAGCCGAACTCGGCGTTGGTGAAGGTCGTGTAGATGCGGGTCGACAAGATGTCGAGCGAGCGCCGTGGCGGGTTGCCGCCGAGGCCGAGGATCAGGTCGAACGCCTTGAACGACTGGATGGTCGTGTAGGCCACCACGATCGTCGTGGTCGGCGCGACCAGCGGCCAGGTGACGTTGCGGAACTGCTGCCAGCGGCCGGCGCCGTCGAGGCGGGCGGCCTCGTAGAGCTCCTCGGGGATCTGCTGGAGCCCGGCGATGAAGATGACCATCAGCTGGCCGGCGTGCGCCCAGACCTGGGTCATCGCGACCCAGTAGATCGCCTGGTCGGGGTTGCCGAGGAAGCCCGACTGGAGGGAGTCGAGCCCGACCGCACCGAGGGCCTGGTTGACCGCGCCGACGTTGGGGTCGTAGACGAAGCGCCACACGAACGCGACCGACACCGACGACAGGATCGTCGGCAGGAAGTAGATCGAGCGCAGCAGCACCGACGACTTCGAGTTGCGCAGCAGCATCAGCGCGAGCCCGAGCGAGAGCAGCGTCTGCAGCACCACGACGACCAGCAGGAACTTCAGGTTGTTGGTGAGCGCGGTGGTGAACAGCGAGTCGCCGCCGCCGGCGAGCTTGGTCAGGTTGTCCGCGCCGACCCGCTCGAAGTCGGGGCTGAACCCGTCCCAGTCGGTGGTGGCGTACTGCACCGCCTGCAGCGTCGGGACGACGAAGAAGACGACGTAGAGGGCGATCGCGGGCAGCGGGAAGAGGTAGAGCGCCGGGTGCGGACGGCCCGGCCCGGTCAGCCGCTTCATCCGATCTGCTCGTCGACGATCTTCTGGGCCTCCTCGGCGGCCTGCTCCGGCGACTGCCCGCCGACCACGGCGACGCAGGCGGCCTCGACGGCGGCCTCCACGTCGAGGTCGAAGAACTGGTAGCGCGGCGCGAGGATCGTGTTCTTCGACAGCCACGGCTCGATCCGCTTGAGGTCGGGGTTGGTGTAGTCGACGCCCTCGACGGTGACGTGCTGCGCGGTGCCGTTGGCGTACGCCCCCGCCACCTCCGGGTCGGAGAGGTGCTCGAGCCACGCCACGGCGGTCTCCTGCTTCTCCGAGCTGCCGTTGACGCCGAGGATGAAGGTCGCGTTGTGGACGCCCTCGTAGGTCGCCTCACCGGCGCCGACGGTGATCGGCGCGACGAGGTCCATCGCGAACTCGGCGCCGAGCGCGCGGGTCGCGGCGATGTGATAGCTGCCGGTCGCGAGCATGCCGGCCTTCTCCTGGGCGAAGAGCTGCTGCAGCGGCTCGGGCGCGCTGCCGGCGGCGTTCTTCTGCATGTAGGGCACGAGCTCGGCGTACTGGCCGAGGGTCTTGAGGAACCAGTCGTCGGTGACCTTGAGCTCACCGGCCTCGATCCGGGTGCCGAAGTCCTGCGACGGCGCGTTGTTCATCGTCATCGAGTTGAACAGCTGGGCGGCGTTGCCGGCGTCGCCGCCGGGCCAGGCGATCGGGGTCACGCCGGCGGACTTCAGGGTCTCGCAGAGCGCCAGGAAGCCGTCCCAGTCCTGCGGGAGCTCGGAGACGCCGGCCTTCTCGAACAGGTCGACGTTGTAGATCGGCATGAGGAAGACGACCTGGTAGGGCAGGCCGTACTGGGTCCCGTCCTTCTGGCCGACCTCGACGAAGCTGTCGGAGAAGTTGGCGACGAAGTCCTGGTCGCCCAGCTCGGCGAAGAGCCCGGCGGAGACCATGTCCTCGAACTGTGCGCCGCGGAAGGCGGTGAAGGCGTCGCCCACCTCGCCGCCGCGCAGGCGCTGGATCGCGCTCGACTGGTAGTCGGTGGAGGGCGAGATGTCCTGCTTCACGCCGGCGTCGGGGTTGGCCTCGACGAAGCTCGCGATCAGCTCGTCGAAGACCTGCTGGTCCTCGGCGCGCCAGTGCGCGAAGGAGATCGTGTCGGTGGCCGTGCCGCCGGACGGCGCGACCCCGCCTCCTCCGCCGGACGAGCCGGGACCGGCGCACGCGGTGGCTCCCCAGGCGAGGCCGGACGCGCCGACCAGACCGAGCAGGCCCCTGCGGTCGAGGGTGAGCGGGCGGTGGCGGCTGGGCATGGTGGATCCTTTCGGCCTTGACAAGTAACTCAACTACTTTAGTTGAGTTAGAAGCTGGCCCCGACACCGCCTCCCGTCAGGAGGTGCGCGGCCCGAGAAGTCCCAGGACGTACGCCGCCTGCCCGAGGTGCTGCAGGCAGTCGCCCTGGATGCTGACCAGCCGCTGCCCTGCCGTGACCGGCGGGTCCCAGCGCTGGTCGACCTCGCGCTCGAGCTCCGCCTCGTCGACGGTCCCGAGGTAGCGCGCGGTCGCGAGGGTCACCTCGTGGTGGTACGCGACGAGCAGCGAGGCGTCCTCGACCCGGATCGCGTCGACCTGCTCGCTGGTGTGGCCGTAGCCGATGTCGTCGGTGCCGTTGGGCAGGCCGAAGCGATCCTGGAACCGCTCCCAGACCTGGCTCGTGCCGGCGAGGTCGGCGACGTGGTCGTCCTGCACCCGCGCGAGGTGCCACAGCAGCCAGCCGACCGGGTTGCCCGTCCCGCCCGGGCGGTGGTGCAGCTGCTCGTCGTCGAGCCCCTCGGCCGTGCTGGCGTAGAGCTCGGTGATCCGGCCGAAGCCCTCGGTCAGGAGTCCGCGAACGTCCACAGGGTCACTCCGCGGGCGTCGCGGCGCGGACCTGGGGCGTCGGGGACGACTCGTCCTTGAGGTCGTCGATCTCCGCGAGGATCCGCGTGCGCTCGTCGTCGGGCAGCGACACCCGCGCCTGGCTGAGGCCCTGGTCGAGCTCGTCGGCGATGACCGCGTCCTCAGCGCTGTACTGGTAGGAGCTCACGTCGTCGACCACCCGCTGGGCCGCCTCGACCGCTGCCTGCTGCTCGTCGTCAGTCATGCGCTCCACCGTCCGTGAGCGGCGCGCGCGACACCACGTCCCTCAGGGTGAAGCAGTCCAGAAGGCCTTCAACAGGTCCTCGATCCCGGGCGAGCCGAGCACCACCTGGGTGAGCAGGACAGCCACGACGCCGTCCGGGTGGACGTACGCCGACGTGCCGGTGCCACCGACCCAGCCGTAGCGGCCGACGACGTTCCACGGCTCGATCAGGCTGGTGTCGACGCCGCCGCCGTAGCCCCAGCCCTGGCCGTCGAGGAAGAACCCGGCCATCTCACGGTCCTGCGCGGTGGTGTGGTCGGTCATCATCTGTCGCACGGACTCCGCGCGGAGCACCTCGCCACCACCGGCGAGCAGCATCCGGCCGAAGGCCAGCCAGTCGTCAGCCGTGGTGACCAGCCCGCCCGACCCCGACGCGAAGGCGCACGGGCGGGCGTGGGCGCCACTGGGCCTGTCGATCGGCGCGAGGACGCCGTCGTCCGCGGCGTAGAGCGTGGTGAACCGGCCGAGGCTGTCGGCCGGGACGTGGAACCCGGTGTCGGCCATCCCGAGCGGATCGAGGATCCGCTCGGCCATCACCTCGGCGAAGCCCTTCCCGGTCGCACGACCGGCGAGCACCCCGAGGACGTCGTAGGAGGCGTTGTAGGTCCAGCCGTCCCCCGGCTGGTGCATGAGCGGGATCTCGCCGAGCCGCCGCATCCACTCGTCGGGCCCCGGCACCAGGTGGACGTCGCTCTCCGCCTGGCCGAGCCGCTCCATGAGCACCGCAGGCACCGGCGACTCCCACGTGGCGAAGCCGTGCCCGGCGGTCCCGCCGAGCAGGTGACGTGCGGTGATCGGCCGCTCGGCCGCGACGGTGTCGTCGAGCGGGCCCTCCCGCGTGCGCAGCACGCGCGGCGCGGCCAGCTCGGGCAGCAGGTCGGCGACCGGGGCGTCGAGGTCCAGGGTCCCGTCGTCCACCAGCGACATCACGACCGCGGCCGTCAGCGGCTTGGTGATCGACGCGGCCCGGAAGATCGAGTCGCGGGCCATCGGTGCGCCGTCGTCGTCCCGCGTGCCGAGCGTGACCACCTCGACGCGCTCACCCCGCGCGACCAGTCCGACCAGGCCCGGGACGTCACCGGAGTCGACGAAGGGCCGCAGGATCGCCTCGAGACCAGCCACCCGCCGACCGTACGCCGGCTACAGGTGGTGGAGCTTGGCGTACGGGCTGGTGATCCGCAGCGTGCGCTCGCCGAAGTCGACGCTGACCGCGTGCGCCTCGACGTTGACCACCCGGCCGAGGCCGTAGAGGTCGTGGGTGACCCGGTCGTCCTTCTCGAAGGTCTCGATGACCGGTTCGACAGCCTTCTTGAAGGGGCTGCTGCTGCGGCGGTTGCGGGGCGTGTGGGATGAGTCAGTCATTTGACCCCATCATCCGCCCTCGGTGGTGATCTGGCGACTCCGCACGCCGTTAGGCTCGCTGCATGAGCACCCCCGTCGCCCTCGTCACCGGCGGATCGTCCGGGATCGGCGAGTCCACCGCCCGCGCCCTGCTCGCGCAGGGATTCACCGTCCACGCGGTCGCGCGACGCGTCGACAAGATGGCCCCGCTCGCCGCCGAGGGCGTCCACACGCACCGGATGGACGTCACCGACGACGCCTCGATGGTCGCCGGCATCGACCGGATCCTCGAGGAGGAGGGCCGCCTCGACGTCCTGGTCAACAACGCCGGCTACGGCTCCTACGGCGCGGTCGAGGACGTCCCGATCGACGAGGCGCGGCGCCAGTTCGAGGTCAACGTCTTCGGCCTCGCCCGCCTGGTCCAGCTCGTCACGCCGCACATGCGCGCGCAGCGCTCGGGGCGGATCATCAACATCTCCTCGATCGGCGGGAAGTTCTACGAGCCGTTCGGCGCGTGGTACCACGCGACCAAGTTCGCCGTGGAGGGCTTCAGCGACAGCCTGCGCATGGAGCTGCGCCCGTTCGGCATCAAGGTCGTGCTGATCGAGCCCGGCCCGATCCGGACCGAGTGGAACGAGATCGCCCGCGACTCGCTGCTCGAGCGGTCCGGCGACGGCGCCTACGGGGCGTACGCCCGGAAGGCGTTCGACGTGATGCAGCGCTTCGACGAGCCGGCGCGCGCCTCGACGCCGGAGGAGGTGGCGGACAAGATCGTGAAGGCCGCCACCGTCGCCCGGCCCGCCGCGCGCTACCCCGTCGGCCGCGGCGCGCGCACCATCACCACCTCGCGCGACCTGCTCCCGGACCGGCTGTTCGACGAGGTCGTCAGCCGGACCTACGGGACGCGCTAGTGCGTGCCGGCGCGGGCGGGGTGCGGGCCCCGAGGACCCGCACCCTCCTCGCGTCAGGAGGCCGGCGTGAAGGCGATGTAGGCGCGGCCGACGGCGGCGGTCGGGCTGATGAGGACCGACGGGGCGTCGCACGTCCGCGGGAGGGCCAGGCCCTCGACCCGGAAGCGCGCGTCGCCGCCGGGCACCGAGAGCTCCTGCGGGCCGCTGTCGGCGACCGGCGTGCCGGCGCAGTAGACGACGGCCGTGATCGACGCGACCGGGTTGTCCTGCGTGCCGTCCGGACGCGGGATCTGGAACCCCTCGAGCCGCACGTCCATCCGGCCGTCGTCGCGGACGCGGACCTCGCCGCGGTCGAGCACCCACGGCGCGGCGCCCGGAGGGAGGCCGTTGACGGTGCCGAAGGTCGGCTGGCTCGGGACCAGGTCGGCGCGGACCAGGTCGTGCTTCGACGAGGCGAGGGCGGGAGCGGCGGCGACGGACAGCGCGAGCAGCGTGGCCGCGGCCACCGCGCCCGTGCGAGTGGTGGAGTGCATGGCGTTCCTCCGGGATCGGGGTCGGTGCGCGGTCGGACGACCACGCCACGTCCGGGTCGTACGGGACCGGGGCGCGCACGGTTCAACCGTCCCGGGATCGGTGGTTGAGGTGTCCGCCGACGAGCTGGTCGCCCGCGCCCGCCGCCTGCTGGCGATGCCCGGGCGCGCGGTCCTCGGCATCACCGGCGCGCCCGGCGCCGGGAAGTCGACGCTGACCGCCGCGCTCCTCGACGGGCTCGGTCCAGACGCCGCGCACCTGCCGATGGACGGCTTCCACCTCGCCGACGTCCAGCTCGACCGGCTCGGGCTGCGCGACCGCAAGGGCGCGCCCGAGACCTTCGACGTCGACGGCTACGTCTCGGCGCTCGCCCGGCTCCACTCCGCGCCCGACACGGTGCTCTACGTCCCCGGGTTCGAGCGCGACCTCGAGCAGCCGGTCGCCGCGGCGATCGCCATCGCGCCGGCTGCGCGGCTCGTGGTCACGGAGGGCAACTACCTCCTGCTGACCTCCGGCGGCTGGGAGCGCGTACGCCCGCACCTCGCCGAGGTGTGGTTCGTCGAGGTCGACGACGACCTCCGCCGCTCGCGGCTGGTGTCGCGGCACGAGGAGTTCGGCAAGGCGCCCGATGCCGCGCGCGAGTGGGTCGAGCGCAGCGACGAGGCCAACGCCCGGCTGGTCGCCGCGACGCGGGAGGCGGCCGACCTGGTGGTCCGGCTCGACTGAGCCCGGCTCAGGCCGGTGCGAGCACCTCGATGCCGAGGGTGGCAGCGGCGTCGGCCATCCGGCGGTCGTAGGTGAGGACCGCCTCGACGTCGAGCCGGATCGCCGCCGACAGGTGCAGGGCGTCGAGCGAGCGCAGCGACTCGCCCGGCAGCAGCCCGGCCTCCGTGAACAGCGGCGGCGGCAGCTCGTGCAGATCGACGCCGCGCAGCAGCCGGGTCACCGCCGCCTGCGTCAGGGCAGGCTCACGACCGGCCAGCCGCCTCAGCTCGGTCTCGAGGAGCAGGCAGGCCACCACGTGGACCTCGTCGTCGCGGAGCTCCTCGGCCAGCGCCTCCGACTCCGCCTCCTCGACCAGCAGCTTCGCCGCGGCGGACGTGTCGAGGTAGAGACGCCGGATCACCGGTCGCCGCGGAGGTCGTCGAGGTGCCCCGCCGTCGGGCGCGTCGCCCGCACCCGCGGCAGTGCCGTGACATCGACCCCCTCGGCCGCCGGACGCACCACCCGGAGGTCCGTGTCCGGGACCGGGGTGAGCCTGGCCACCGGCACGCCGCGCCTGGTCACCACGAACGACTCGCCCGACTCGACGGCGCGCATGATCGTCGCGTTGTCGTTGCGGAGCTCGCGCTGGCTGATCGATCGCACGTCCACGACCGTAGCACCTCGTAGCACTTCGAGGCGTCGGCCCGGTATCACGCCGCCACCGACGAGGTCCCGGCCAGGTCCAGGAGCCGACCGCGCGCGGGCGGGTGGACCAGCGCCGCCCACCGCTCCCACGCCGCTCGTTGCTCCTGTCCGGCGAGCGTGCGACGTGCGTCGGCGTGGGCGGCCGGCTGGAGGACCGCGGCCGCGACGTGGGGCGCGTCCGACTCGTCGATCCCGCCCTCGGACGCGCGACGCAGGATCCGGTACGCCGCTCGCGGGATCTCGTCACGCCCCTTGCGGAGCTGCCGGGTGACCCGCTCGAGGTCGGCCGGCGGCGTACCGATGCGCAGCAGGTCGATGCTGAGGACGTCGGTGACCAGCTCGAGGTCGGGCCGCATGAAGTCGCGCTCGACCAGCCTGCCCTCGTCCAGGGCCTGCTTCACCTGCAGCCACGGGGTGTCGGAGGTCGCCACGTCGCGGGCCACACCCTCGGACACCGACACCGGCGGGCTGTCGAACATCAGGAGGTCGTCGACCCCGCTGGGCACCAACCGGCCCAGGACCCACCCGGAGTCGCCGGCCAGCTCCCGGGCACCGAGGTCGAGCACCTCGAGCTCGGAGCCGTCGACGTCGCCCACCCGCAGTCGTCCTCCGGGTGCGGGCTCGCCGATCCGGTGGCCGCTGAGCCGGGCCCCCGTCCACGACCGTGCCAGCGCGGCGTGCTCGGCGAGTCGACCGGTCGCGAGCTCGTCCACGAACCGGCTGAGCCCCTCGATCTCGTGGAGCAGGAGCTGATGGAAGAGCCACGACTCCGATGCCACCCACGAGACGACCTTCAGCGGGTCGCCCCCGTTGGCGTGGCAGTCGGCGAGCTGGTCTGCGTGGAAGGTCTCGACGGCGTACTTGAGCACCTGCCGCTGCATGCGCCCGGTCGCGGTCGTCAGGTCCTCGCACCGGGTGGCCTGGTAGGCGATCCACCGCGCCCACACCCAGTCCGGCAGGTCGTCGCCGAGCGCCGCCACCTGGGCCAGCAGCAGCGGGTGCCGCCCCCTGGCCGGGAACGCCGGGACCGCGACGTGCAGCGCCCGGGCCCCGGCGGCGTCGCCGGACCGCTCGGCGCCGAGCGAGCGGTCCACGAGGTCGTGGTGAGCCGCGGTCATCCGGTCGGCGACCCGCGGGTGCCGACGGAAGCCGGGAGAGACGTGTCTGGACATGCCTCCAGTGAAGGCTGCGGCCGGGCGCTGCCACAAGCCGTCCCGACGGATCTGTGGACAGTCCTGGCACCTGTGGAGAGGCGTTCGCCATCACCGCGGTTCGGGTGCAGCATCGGGCGATGCTCGCCGACATCGTCATCACCACCCAGGCCCAGCTCGAGGAGGCGTGGCACGACCTGATGGGGCCGTGGAGCTTCGGCCGCCACAGCCTCTGGCTGCTCGTCATCGCGGACGACCGCCCCGTGCCCCATCTCACGGAGATCGAGCTCGACGCCGACCCGCCAGGTGCCGAGGACCTCGACGGCATGGCGCAGGTCCTCGACATGCTCGCGGAGGACCTGGGGCCGGACATCCGGGTCGCGTTCCTCCGCTCTCGTCCCGGCATCGACACGATCACCGCCACCGACCGCGCCTGGGCGTCCAGCCTCTACGCCGCCGCCCGCCGGGCTCGCGTGTCGTGCGAGGTGGTCCACCTCGCGACGCGCGGCTCGGTCCGCCCGATCCCCGCCGACGTCGTCGGCATCCGGTCATCGGCGTGAGGCGTCGGCTCCGACACCCGCACGTGCAGCACCATGGCACCATGCCGCTGTCCCTCACCGAGGTCGAGGACCTCATCGACTCGTGGGAGCTCGATCCGCGCCTCGACACCGTTCCGCACGCCACCGAGCTCCTGGCGACCATGTCCGTCGGCGATCCGGGACGGGTCGACGTGCTCCAGGTCATCGCCGATCACCAGTCCATGCGGGGGGACGTCGACGCCGCGCTCGCCACGCTCGACCTGGCCGTGGATGCCTCGGGTGAGCAGGCGGACGTCGTCGCCGCCATGCGGATCGGCTTCCTGATCGAGGCCGGTCGTGGCGCGGAGGTCGAGTCGCAGCTCGTCGAGCTCCGACGCCGTGGATCCGCACTGCCCGTCGAGGCGGTCGAGCGGGTCTGCGACGCGCTGGAGCAGGACAATAGGCTCAGCGAGGCGCAACGCTGGTACACGATCGCCTTGCGGGACCTCGACCCCCGGCTCGACCTCCCGGACCAGGACGAGACGTACCTGCTGTTCGGGCGCCTGCGAGTACGGCGCGCCCTCGGTCTTGCGTCGGACTCCTACGACGAGCTCGCCCGCGTGCTGCTGGAGGAACGCCACTTCTGACCCTCTGAGCCTCTGGGTCGCCGGCGTCGCGGTCCGGCTGTGCGCCGGCTACACCTCGATGACGACGAGCGTCGGATCGAGCCGCGCGATGTCGTCCGGGTCCGACGTCAGCACCGCGAGGTCGCGGCGCCGCGCGTGCAGGGCGACGTGCCCGTCCACGACGTCGGCGACGCCGCTCATCCCGCACATCACACCGACCGCGAGCGCGCTGTCCCGATCGAGATCGACGATCGCGACGTCGCTCGCGCGGAGGAACCTCGCCAGCCGCGACTGGCGCGCACCACCTCGCCACACCTGCGCGAGGACCGGCGCCGGGACCTCCAGCGAGCCGCCCGCCGCGAACGCGCGGTCGAGCAGGACCACCACTCGGCGGTCACCGCGCTCGAGACCGATCAGCGCACCCGCGTCCAGGCACAACCCGCCTGTCACGACCTGAGGCCGGCCCTCGCGAGCGCGACCTCGACCCACGTCTCGTCCTCGGCCGACAGGGGCTCCGCCGAGGCGCGCCAGTCGGCCAGGACGTCGGCGACCGACTCCCGCTCGGACTTCTCCCGCAGGGCGGAGGCGACGTACGCCGACACGGACGCTGCCTCACCGGCCGACACTGCGGCGGTCGCCGACGCGACCAGCTCGTCCGGCAGACTGACGGTGATCCGGGTACTCATACTTTGATCATACTCAGCGCGGCGCAAGCGGGACCACCTTCGCCGACTCCTCTGGGAGCGGGCGCCGGCGCCGCCGGATCCGGTCGGCGTCCTGCCGGTCGATCTCGCTCTCGTAGGGCAGCGGCGGGTAGTCGCGGTACCTCGGGTCTGCCGGCGTGATCACCGCACGGGTCACCACGTTGTCCTCGACCTTGATGGCGAAGAGCTCCTTGTTGTCACGGCGGCAGCCGACCAGGGTCCCGTACAACACGTGGTCGAAGGTGAACTCGTCGAACCGCGGGTCGCCCGACGCCCGCGCGCCTTCGCGCAGGAAGTGGTCGATGACATACCGCAACCACGGCTCCATCGAGTACGACTTCTCCTTGCCACTCCACGTGATGCAGCAGCCGTGCCAGCAGACCTGCCAGTCGCACCAGAGGTTGGGCTGGCCGTGCGGTGGCCGGTTGTAGCGGTCCGTGGCCACGCCCTCGCCCGACTCCGCGGTCGGATTCCCGGGGAGCGTGTAGGGATCACCGCGGTCGTAGTGCCGGGAGCCCGCGAACGCCAGCAGGTAGTACATCTCCGCGTCGTTGAGCGGCGGGTCGATCTCGATGTGCCCGACGAAGTCCGTGCTTGATCCCATGCGCCCTCCTGGTGGTCGGTGGAGTTCCCAGCGTCCTCGCGTAGACGGCTCGCTTCCAGACCCGACGAGCAGCCTGTGGATGACGACAGCGGACGAACGGCGGGTCGGGCACGCTCATGGGCATGGAAGAACTGAGGCCGTACGAGCTGCGAGACCCCGAGGCCCTGATCCGTGAGGTCGCCGAGCGCGTCACCCTCGGCGAGGACACGGCCTGGCTGGCCCTGGTGCACCACCCGTCGACCGAGCAACGCCTGGTCAGGGTCGAGCCGCTGCCGGTCCCGGCGCTCCTCGATGACGCCGACGACGTCTCCCCCCACCTCCGCGCAGCGGTCGAGTCCCTGGGTGCGGGGCCGAGCCGTGGCCGAGGTCCCGAGCACATGGCGGTGACCGTCATCGTGAGGCCGGGGTTCACCGTGTTCGGGCCCAACGAGGGGGTCTGGTGCACGAGCTGGCGTCGCGCCAACCATGGCGCGTCCGCCTACACCGGGGAGTTGATCCTGGTCACCGAGCACGGCTGGCTCGACTTCATGTCCGAGGCGTGCGGGCACGAGCCGCGGATGGCTTCGTGAGCCTCAGGACGCAAGCGTCCGCCGCCGACCCCGGATCGCACCGGCCCGGACGTAGACCACGGTCGTCACGACGTTGAGCACCACCAGCGTGACGACGTACATCGCGAGGTTGAGCCCCGGCACGACGTCGGCGGGGAGCGTGTACGCCATCACGACCCGGGCCGCCGCGTCGGCCAGCGTGCCGGCCGCCCACCACGCGCTGGACGTGCGCCACATCCGGCGGAACCACTCGTCCTCGCGCCAGCGCCGCTCCCAGTCGCCGACCCAGCCGCCGCGGCCCTCGATCATCGGCCTGGCGAACTGGTAGGCCAGCGGGCGGTCGGACCAGCGCAGGCTGGCGAGGAACCAGAGGCCGACGCCGCTCGTGACGAGCGCGTCCTTGGCGAGCAGGAACCGCTCGTCGCCGGGCAGCAACGCGACCGCGAAGCTCGCGAAGAGCAGGACGGTGAAGAATGCCTCGAGCCCGCTCGGTCGGTGGCCGCGCAGCAGCGAGACGCACGCCGGCGCGAGGGAGAGCACGGCGCCGACGACGAGAGCGGCGTAGACGCTGACGCCGAGGTGGCGCAGCAGGTAGTAGAGCGCGGTCGAGCCGGCGATCCCGACGGCCGGTCGCACCAGGGTCACGGTTCGGACCGCCCCTCGGCTCGGGTCGCGCGGTCGAAGAGCTCGACGAGCTCGCGGGCGTACGCCGCGCAGTCCAGGTCCGGGTCGGCCTGCAGCGCGAGCGGGACCGTCTCCACCGCGCGCTGGATCGTGGTCGCCATGACGGCGACGTCGAAGGAGCGCATCTCCCCCGCCTCCTGGCCTCCCCGCAGGATCCGCTCGAGGTGGGACAGGTCGCTCGGGGCGTCCATCGCGCTGCCGCCGGCGCCGGCCATCGCCACCTGGAGCAGCGCCGACATCGGCGCGCGGTGGGTGTCGGCGTAGGAGACGACGCCCTCGACGTAGGCCGCGAGCCGGCCGCGCGCGGTGTCCGCGGCCGACACCCGCGAGCCGACGTGCTCCCCGATCCCGGCCACGACGTGCTCGACGAGGGCGGCGACGAGGTCGTCCTTGCCGGCGAAGTGGTAGCTGATCAGCCGGGTGCTGGACAGGCCGCCCCGCTCCGCGATCCGCGCGAAGGTCGCCCGCGCGAAGCCCTCCTCCGCGACCACCGCGATCGTCGCATCGAGGATCTGCGCGCGACGGGCGCTCGACGCGACCGAGCGAGTTACCTGCATGAGTAAAAAGTACCCCGGCCGGGTAACCCGGTCCAGCGGTCCGGGCTCGTGGGAGCATTCCCGCGACGATCCCGAGCCGACCAGGAGGGCGGTCAGCAGTGCCCGACCCGGACGCGCCCGTCGTGCCGCCGCTGCGCCTCCACCAGCGCGAGGCGCTCGCGGCGCT
Above is a genomic segment from Nocardioides okcheonensis containing:
- a CDS encoding TetR/AcrR family transcriptional regulator; amino-acid sequence: MQVTRSVASSARRAQILDATIAVVAEEGFARATFARIAERGGLSSTRLISYHFAGKDDLVAALVEHVVAGIGEHVGSRVSAADTARGRLAAYVEGVVSYADTHRAPMSALLQVAMAGAGGSAMDAPSDLSHLERILRGGQEAGEMRSFDVAVMATTIQRAVETVPLALQADPDLDCAAYARELVELFDRATRAEGRSEP